TCCTTGAATGGGTACAGGTCCACAACAGCTTTCTCAGAGAGATCTGCCTCTAAAAGCTTCTCGGATACCACCAAGCAAGCTTCGAACATCGAATCGGTGAGTTCCCATCCCGCGTTTATTATCTCTCTTCTCACGGCATCCGCGAGGGGCCCTTTCCCATAGATGTACACTCTCAAAACTCTCAACCTCCGTTAAAAATTCTATTTTTCAGAATCTTTAATCATTACTCTATTTCACAGTCTTCCCATATAAATATTAAACCTTGCGAGAAAAAGCATTAACACACCGCATAAAGTTGCAATGAGTAGCGTGGTATAATTTGGCTTGAGAATCACATTGCAGAGGGGTGATAACGTGAAAACAGCTGTTCTAGGCAGATTTGCATTTTCTGACGAAGTGAGGAATATCATAGAAAGTGCTCCAGAGATAATAATACCAGAAAGCAGGAAAGAAATTCTCGATCTTGCAACGGGTGGTAAAGACGTCTTTGAAGTGGGATACGACGTTCCGGGAAAGGGATTTGTAGTGGAAGCAACCGTCACGCGCTGTAAAAATGGACTGGTGGTGAATTATCCCGAGCCGTACATGAGGAGGAGAGACCCAGACGCCCTCGTGGTGGGTGATGACAAAGAAACGGACAAACCCAGGTTCAGAGAGCGATTCGGGAAAGACTTCGAGCCCGTTCGCCAAGAGACTTTCGATTGGTTGAAAAAGCAAGAATTGATCCTGATGGCCTTCATGGCAGGAGGGTACGATTACGGCTATCCAGCTTTGCTGATCGCCCCGAAGAATGCAGGTTTCTTTGTGGGAGGACTGGCAGACCTTCAGTTCTTCGTCCCAGCAAGTGAAATCCCAGAGAACTTCAAACCAAGACTTTACATGTTCGTAGCACCACCTTTCAGACACACCTACTTCGACGGAAAACAGGTGGTGGTTCACTATAGACACAACTCCCACTATGAGATTTTCTCTTACAATCTCTATCCTGGACCCAGTGCAAAAAAAGGAGTCTACGGATTTTTACTTTACATAGGTGAAAAAGAAAAATGGGTCACCGCGCATGCCTCCGCCGTGAAGGTGATCACTCCGTATGAAAACGAGCTTGTCATCATGCACGAGGGAGCAAGTGGTGGAGGAAAAAGCGAGATACTCGAGGAAATACACAGAGAACCGGATGGTAGGATAAAACTTGCGGAAAATTTGATAACGAGAGAAAAATTCTACATAGAACTCAAGGAAACCTGTGAGCTGCAACCAGTGGCCGATGACATGTTCATGTGTCATCCGAAACTTCAAACGGGAAGAAAACTTGTTGCCAAGGATGCTGAAGCTGGATGGTTCATCAGAGTAGACCACATAACGGAATACGGAAGCGCTCCGGATCTGGAAAGGTTGACAATTCATCCTCCAGAGCCCCTCATATTTCTTAACATCCACGGTGTTCCAAATTCAACCGCTCTGATCTGGGAACACATAGAAGACGAACCCGGAAAACCCTGTCCGAACCCACGTGTCATCATACCAAAACAGTTCATGAAAAACGCCATCTCCAATCCAGTGGAGGTGGATGTAAGGAGCTTCGGGGTGAGAACGCCACCGTGTACAAAAGAGAAACCGACCTACGGAATCATCGGTCTCATGCAGGTGTTACCTCCTGCTATAGCGTGGCTTTGGAGATTGGCGGCACCAAGAGGATTTGCAAATCCGAGTATAGTAGGTACCAAAGGAATGACGAGTGAAGGTGTGGGATCTTTCTGGCCATTTTCCTCGGGCAAGATGGTAAGGCTCGCCAACATCCTTCTCGAACAGATCATAGACACGCCGGGGACCAGATACATCCTCGTTCCAAACCAACACATAGGTGTCTATAAAGTAGGATTCATGCCGGAGTGGATCGCAAGAGAGTATCTCTCGAGAAGGGGAGGCGTGAGATTCAAACCGAACCAACTCGTGCCATCAAAATGTGCCCTACTTGGATTTTCCCTCAAAGAAATGAAGATCGAAGGAATAACAATTCCTAAAGAGCTTCTGCAACCCCATCTGCAACCAGAACTGGGAGAAGAGGCATATGAAAAAGGAGCTCAAGAGCTCAAAGATTTCTTCAAGAGAGAACTCAAAAAATTTCTCACAGAAGACTTGAACCCGGTTGGAAGGGAGATAATCCAATGCTGCCTCGACGACGGCTCTCTCGAAGACTATCTGAAGATAATACCCATGAACTTCTAAAGCGGGGAAGCTCCCCGCTTCTTTTAAAGTCCGAAGTCTTCAAGCGTTAGGATCACTTTGAACCTACCAGGTTGTCTCACACCAGATTCCACCACCAGAAAGTAATCGCAGATCCTCTGAGGGGAGGAGCAATCAGCACAAAAGCCGGTCTTTGCACAGGGAGTTTCAAGGTTCAACCTTCTCGAGTTCATAGGTGAAATGAACCTCAATCTTTCTCTGGCTTCTTCGACGTCTCTCACCACTTTGTTCACGCTTGCCACCACAATCACGTTTTTGGGACCGTAAACAACGGCTGCCACTCTGTTTCCGTTCCCATCGAGAAACACGAGCTTTCCGTCCTCCGTTAGAGCATTCACACTGGTCAGATAATAATCAGCCCAGAAACTCTTTCTGTATATCTCCTCCACTTCTTCTCTGGTTTTAGCGGAGTATCTGTCGAGGAAGTTGTACTTTCCACTGCGCAGAAGATCAAGAACACCCGTATCCGCTAGTGTAAGGGAACCACCCACCGCTACCGTTGAACCCTCTGGCACGATCTCTTTCACCTTCTCTATGACTTCTTCCTTGCCTCTCACCACCCAGGCTTCATGTCTTTTCTTCATTAAATTGTTAGCCAAAATCTCTGCCACTTTCTCTTTCTTCCACAGCCACAATTCTTCTCTTAGGCTCAAGAGGAAGCACCCCCTTTTGTCAAAAATGTGTAATTTATTCGAGGAATATCTCTTCTAGGAAACAAAGTGGTAGGTTTTGTGGTAAGTTATGGGTACAACCTGTAGTATTCTTCTTTGTTCGAAACACAATATGGTGTAGGATATTCTCAAATGAATGTCTCCTGGTGATATTTATCACAAAGAACCTACCACTATTTTCTGAAACGCCTTTGCAAAGCCAGATCAACGGTGGTAGGTTTTTGAAATAAGCATATGATGAGTGTTTTAACCTACACAAACAATTTTACCTCAAAATCCTCATTCCTCAAAACTCTCTCTAGAACAAGACTTCAGAAAACCTACCATCTACAGTCCTTTCTAGAAACGAACTACAGAATAACTTACCACTAACCTACCACCAACTTACCACCTGGGTGGTAAGTTGCAGATCCGATTCTTTCTCGCATCAGAAGAAGAATAGAAATTTTCACCTACCAGAACCTACCACTTTTGGTTTGCTATATAATTACTACTACTACTAAGGGTATAATAGTCATGAAAAGAGGTGAGGAAAATGGACTGGAAAGTATCGCTTTCGAAGATCGAAAGAAAGAAACGGTTCTTTCTGGAAGGGAAGCTGAAACAAAACGGCATAGAACTCGATATTGGTTTTTGCAGATTCCTGGAACCTGTTCAAGTGAGAATGGTCGTTGCAAAAACAAAAGAGGGCTTTACAGTTGGAGGTTACGTTCTGACGGCGATTGAACATCCATGCGCAAGGTGTCTGGAACCAACTCGAGTGGAAATAAAGGGTGTGATAGAGGCACTCTATTTGCCAGAAAGCATGCGGAGAAATGTAAAGGAGGAGAAACTTGAATCTTTGAAGAATATCATATATTATCATGAGACGGAATTTGATCTCACTGAAAGGATCATCGAAGCGATAGTAGTGAGTGTGCCAGAAAAGGTTCTGTGTAAGCCCGATTGCAGAGGACTGTGCCCGTATTGTGGAGTCAACTTAAACGAGGAACCCGATCACAAATGTGATAAAATTCCTGTGGTCGACAGTCGATTCGAGATCCTTGCTAAATTGAAGAACAACCTTGAGAACAAGGAGGTATAGAAATATGGCGGTTCCGAAACAGAAGAGATCCAGATCGAGAACACATCACAAGAGAGCGAAGATTTACAGGGCCATCAGTGTTCCTTTGGAAAAATGTCCGAACTGTGGAGAATACAAGGTGCCCCACAGAGTATGTCTACACTGCGGTTACTACAAAGGAAAGCAGGTTCTAGAGATAGCGGAGTGATGCGGTGAGGATAGCAATCGATGTAATGGGTGGTGACAGAGCGCCCGATGAAATCTTAAAGGGCGCTCTTTTGGCTTCAAAAGAAATAGAGGGTGAAATTATCCTTGTCGGACCCAGGGAAATAGTTGAAAAAACGGGGCTTCCATTCGTTGCAGCAGCGGAGATTGTGAAGATGGACGATTCACCGCTTGAAGTCCTGAGGAAGAAGGACTCTTCCATGTACGTTGGTTTGAAGATGGTTTCGGAGGGAAAAGTGGATGCCTTCGTAAGTGCTGGGGCGACGGGGCCTCTTTTTCTCGGTGCCACCTCCATTGTAGGAAAGATAGAAGGGGTGGAAAGGCCTGCCCTCGGAGTAGCGGTTCCTTCTCTCAAGGGTTTTACAGTTTTGATCGATGCGGGAGCAAGCGCCAAAGTTCGGCCAGAACATCTTCTCGATTTTTCGCTCATGGGAATCGCCTACGCGAAAGTTTTGGGGGTGAAATCACCCAGAGTGGGTCTTCTAAACATCGGTGCGGAAGAAACCAAAGGACACGAAGGCCTCAGGAAGGCTTTCAGCCTTCTGAAAGAACACCTTGGAGAGACCTTTTACGGGAACGTAGAGGGACACGACATAAACTTGGGTACAGTGAACGTGGTGGTAACAGATGGATTCTCTGGAAACGTTGCGTTGAAGACTATGGAAGGAACAGCAAGGTTGATCACAACGGTGATGAAAGAGGCCATAAAAGAAGGTGGAATTTTTTCTCTGATTGGAGCATTTCTCATGAAAAGAAGCTTTGACAGGATGAAAGAAAGACTCGATCCAAGATCTTACGGGGGCACTTTCATACTGGGCATAAAGGGTATCGTCGTGAAAGCCCATGGTTCCTCGGATGCGAAGGCCATGAAGCATGCCATCAAGGTGGCCGAAAGAGGGATCAGGATGAACATCGTTCGAGAGATTGAGAGGGGGATTCCCCATGTGCGGAATAGTGGGAATGGTCGGTGAGAATCTGAAACTCGAGGATCTTGTTTCTTCTCTTCAGAAACTCGAATACAGGGGATACGATTCTGCAGGGATTGCTTACTTGGGAGACCGTTTCGATGTGTACAAGAGAAAAGGGAAAATAGATGTTTTGAGGAACGGTCTCAGGCAGAGGTTGAACGAAAGCTTTCTGGTCGGGATTGCCCATACCAGGTGGGCAACGCATGGAGAACCGAACGATGTGAACGCCCATCCTCACATGGACTGCAAGAAAGAGATCGCCGTTGTTCACAACGGAATAATTGAAAATTACAGGGAAATAAAAGAATTTCTGGAAGAGAAAGGTCACACTTTTTCCTCCGAGACCGATACGGAGGTGATTGCTCATCTTGTGGAAGAAGAGTTCGAAGGAGATCTACTGGATGCCATTTTGAAGTCTGTCAGAAAATTGAAAGGAGCTTACGCCATAGCAGTTGTTCACAGGAATATTCCGGATGCAATCGTTGCCGCGCGAAAAGGCAGCCCCCTCGTTGTTGGAACGGGCAGGGGAGTTGGTATTCTCGCTTCGGATGTGACGCCCCTTTTGAGATTTACGAAGGATGTGGTCTTTCTGGAAGATGGCGATGTGATGATCTTGAGGAAAGATGGTTTTGAGATCTACAACATGGATGGAGTAAAACAGAACAGGCGAGTCTACCATGTTGATTGGGATGAAAAATCTGCAGAAAAGGGTGGTTACAAGCACTTCATGTACAAAGAGATCATGGAAGATCCACAAGCTCTCGTGAACGCCCTCGTCGGAAGGGTGAAAAACGGTCGCCCCTTCTTCGAAGAACTCGAACACTATGAGGAACTCTTTAAAGGTATAGATAGAATTCGGGTTGTATCGTGTGGAACCAGTTATTACGCTGGATTGGTTTTCAAATACTTTGTAGAGAATAACACCGATATAGACGTCGATGTGGAGGTTTCCTCTGAGTTCAGGTACAAAAGGCTTCATGTAAAAGAAGGGGACGTTTTGTTGGCGATCTCTCAGTCCGGTGAAACAGCAGACACCCTTGAATCTGTCCGCCTTGCAAAGAAACATGGAGCAAGGATCGTTTCAGTCGTAAACGTGGTGGGTTCAACTCTTGACAGAGAGTCCGACGTGACACTCTTCATGAATGCAGGACCGGAGATCGGTGTTGCTGCCACAAAGACCTACGTGGCTGAACTCGCGGTGCTGTACCTTCTTGGGTTGAAAATAATGGAGATTAACGGATACTGGAATAGGGAAGCAAAGGAGATTTTGGACAGGCTTGTTCGAATGCCGGAACTCCTCGAGAACGTCCTTAGGAAAGATCCACAGATAAGAGAGCTTTCCGAGAGATACAAGGATTTCAAGCATTTCATGTACATCGGAAGGGGCTACAGTTATCCAACGGCACTGGAGGGAGCGCTGAAACTTAAAGAGATCACGTACATTCACGCCACTGCTTACCAGGCTGGCGAGCTTAAGCATGGTCCCATAGCGCTTCTTGATCCAGATTTTCCCGTTTTTGCTGTGATGCCAGATGACTCTCTGTTCTTCAAAACCAAGAGCAATGTTATAGAATCAAAATCGAGGAACGCAAAAGTGATAGTGCTGGGAACAGAAGGGAACAGGAGTCTTGAAGAGATCACGGGTGATATTGTATACGTTCCTCCGACACACGAGAGCCTCTATCCGCTGATGATGGCGCCTGTGATCCAGCTGTTCGCCTACCATATAGCCGATATGAAAGGACTCGATCCG
This sequence is a window from Thermotoga sp.. Protein-coding genes within it:
- a CDS encoding DUF4914 family protein, with protein sequence MKTAVLGRFAFSDEVRNIIESAPEIIIPESRKEILDLATGGKDVFEVGYDVPGKGFVVEATVTRCKNGLVVNYPEPYMRRRDPDALVVGDDKETDKPRFRERFGKDFEPVRQETFDWLKKQELILMAFMAGGYDYGYPALLIAPKNAGFFVGGLADLQFFVPASEIPENFKPRLYMFVAPPFRHTYFDGKQVVVHYRHNSHYEIFSYNLYPGPSAKKGVYGFLLYIGEKEKWVTAHASAVKVITPYENELVIMHEGASGGGKSEILEEIHREPDGRIKLAENLITREKFYIELKETCELQPVADDMFMCHPKLQTGRKLVAKDAEAGWFIRVDHITEYGSAPDLERLTIHPPEPLIFLNIHGVPNSTALIWEHIEDEPGKPCPNPRVIIPKQFMKNAISNPVEVDVRSFGVRTPPCTKEKPTYGIIGLMQVLPPAIAWLWRLAAPRGFANPSIVGTKGMTSEGVGSFWPFSSGKMVRLANILLEQIIDTPGTRYILVPNQHIGVYKVGFMPEWIAREYLSRRGGVRFKPNQLVPSKCALLGFSLKEMKIEGITIPKELLQPHLQPELGEEAYEKGAQELKDFFKRELKKFLTEDLNPVGREIIQCCLDDGSLEDYLKIIPMNF
- a CDS encoding lactate utilization protein; this translates as MSLREELWLWKKEKVAEILANNLMKKRHEAWVVRGKEEVIEKVKEIVPEGSTVAVGGSLTLADTGVLDLLRSGKYNFLDRYSAKTREEVEEIYRKSFWADYYLTSVNALTEDGKLVFLDGNGNRVAAVVYGPKNVIVVASVNKVVRDVEEARERLRFISPMNSRRLNLETPCAKTGFCADCSSPQRICDYFLVVESGVRQPGRFKVILTLEDFGL
- a CDS encoding DUF177 domain-containing protein, with protein sequence MDWKVSLSKIERKKRFFLEGKLKQNGIELDIGFCRFLEPVQVRMVVAKTKEGFTVGGYVLTAIEHPCARCLEPTRVEIKGVIEALYLPESMRRNVKEEKLESLKNIIYYHETEFDLTERIIEAIVVSVPEKVLCKPDCRGLCPYCGVNLNEEPDHKCDKIPVVDSRFEILAKLKNNLENKEV
- the rpmF gene encoding 50S ribosomal protein L32; translated protein: MAVPKQKRSRSRTHHKRAKIYRAISVPLEKCPNCGEYKVPHRVCLHCGYYKGKQVLEIAE
- the plsX gene encoding phosphate acyltransferase PlsX encodes the protein MRIAIDVMGGDRAPDEILKGALLASKEIEGEIILVGPREIVEKTGLPFVAAAEIVKMDDSPLEVLRKKDSSMYVGLKMVSEGKVDAFVSAGATGPLFLGATSIVGKIEGVERPALGVAVPSLKGFTVLIDAGASAKVRPEHLLDFSLMGIAYAKVLGVKSPRVGLLNIGAEETKGHEGLRKAFSLLKEHLGETFYGNVEGHDINLGTVNVVVTDGFSGNVALKTMEGTARLITTVMKEAIKEGGIFSLIGAFLMKRSFDRMKERLDPRSYGGTFILGIKGIVVKAHGSSDAKAMKHAIKVAERGIRMNIVREIERGIPHVRNSGNGR
- the glmS gene encoding glutamine--fructose-6-phosphate transaminase (isomerizing), yielding MCGIVGMVGENLKLEDLVSSLQKLEYRGYDSAGIAYLGDRFDVYKRKGKIDVLRNGLRQRLNESFLVGIAHTRWATHGEPNDVNAHPHMDCKKEIAVVHNGIIENYREIKEFLEEKGHTFSSETDTEVIAHLVEEEFEGDLLDAILKSVRKLKGAYAIAVVHRNIPDAIVAARKGSPLVVGTGRGVGILASDVTPLLRFTKDVVFLEDGDVMILRKDGFEIYNMDGVKQNRRVYHVDWDEKSAEKGGYKHFMYKEIMEDPQALVNALVGRVKNGRPFFEELEHYEELFKGIDRIRVVSCGTSYYAGLVFKYFVENNTDIDVDVEVSSEFRYKRLHVKEGDVLLAISQSGETADTLESVRLAKKHGARIVSVVNVVGSTLDRESDVTLFMNAGPEIGVAATKTYVAELAVLYLLGLKIMEINGYWNREAKEILDRLVRMPELLENVLRKDPQIRELSERYKDFKHFMYIGRGYSYPTALEGALKLKEITYIHATAYQAGELKHGPIALLDPDFPVFAVMPDDSLFFKTKSNVIESKSRNAKVIVLGTEGNRSLEEITGDIVYVPPTHESLYPLMMAPVIQLFAYHIADMKGLDPDKPRNLAKSVTVE